From one Candidatus Thioglobus sp. NP1 genomic stretch:
- a CDS encoding NADH-quinone oxidoreductase subunit J, producing the protein MEFTSILFYVFSFFFVTSSLLMITSRNTAIAALFLILTFFSAASLWLLLEAEFLAITLILIYVGAVMVLFMFVIKMLDTDKSTLRAKFTRYLPLGILVSVIVIAQMVLVLNAGQFGLDVVGVPEKNDASYSNITAIAEQLYTLYVYPFELAAILLLIAIIAAITLVHRNESSRKTQNISEQINVQAKDRMRIASIKPKAPKESK; encoded by the coding sequence ATGGAATTTACTTCAATTTTATTTTATGTTTTCTCATTCTTCTTTGTTACCAGTTCATTGCTGATGATTACATCAAGGAATACAGCAATAGCTGCTTTATTCTTAATACTTACTTTTTTCAGTGCAGCAAGCTTATGGCTTCTTCTTGAGGCAGAATTTTTAGCGATTACTCTTATTTTGATTTATGTTGGCGCCGTAATGGTGCTATTTATGTTTGTTATTAAGATGCTAGATACTGATAAGTCAACACTTCGTGCTAAGTTCACCCGTTACTTACCATTAGGAATTTTAGTTTCTGTTATTGTTATTGCACAAATGGTATTAGTTCTAAATGCAGGGCAGTTCGGTCTAGATGTAGTTGGTGTTCCAGAAAAAAATGATGCCTCATATAGTAATATTACCGCTATTGCAGAGCAACTTTATACCCTTTATGTTTATCCTTTTGAATTAGCAGCAATTCTTCTTTTGATAGCAATAATTGCAGCTATTACTCTTGTTCATCGAAATGAATCATCTAGAAAAACACAAAATATTTCAGAACAGATTAATGTTCAAGCTAAAGACAGAATGAGAATTGCATCTATTAAGCCCAAAGCACCCAAGGAATCAAAATGA